In Melioribacteraceae bacterium 4301-Me, a genomic segment contains:
- a CDS encoding FAD-binding and (Fe-S)-binding domain-containing protein encodes MERDVLERLTELKKDFQGDILIDELTRIIYATDASAYREKPIAAVLPKSVDDIKAIVKFAAENNASIIPRAAGTSLAGQVVGNGIVVDVSKYMNKILEVNKEERWVRVQPGVNLNELNIYLKKYDLFFAPETASSTRCMLGGMFGNNSCGAHSILYGSTRDHVIEAKVILSDGSEVTFKPIKKNEFEEKCKGNSLENIIYRKINEILSDPKNQKEILDEYPHQEINRRNNGYAIDQLLKCSVFGKGESDFNMCKLLAGSEGTLAFTVELKLNLLPLFPKVVGVIPIHMNSLEETFEANLIALKYKPGAVELIDNKILECTKVNIGQQKNRFFIKGDPAALLVVEFARDTKDEIMEIASQLESEMRKAGYGFHFPVLFGDDVNKVWSLRNAGLGLLSNIPGDKRPEPFIEDTCVRPVDLPNYMKEFHAILKKNNLDCVYYAHIGSGELHLRPMLNLKDSFDVKLFYSITNEIAHLVKKYKGSLSGEHGDGRLRGEFIPIIIGQHNYELCKEIKKVWDPKNIFNPGKIVDTPKMNTSLRYEVDKGTREIQTIYDFSSTKGILRAAERCNGSGDCRKSDLIGGTMCPSYRATRDEKNTTRARANTLREILTRSKKENPFDHKEIYEVMDLCLSCKACKSECPSSVDMAKLKSEFLQHYYDANGIPLRTKLIAYLPKINSFASNFSIIVNQFLKLKLINKLIGFSTRRKIPLLSKQTFVKWYRKNSGKYSKNNFTKGKIYLFVDEFTNYNEADLGIKTFLLLTKLGYEVIVPKHLESGRTFITKGLLRKAKNIANENIKLLKDFVSEENPLVGIEVSAILAFRDEYLDLVNSDLKPYAEKIAKYSFTIEEFLSSEIKKGKISKDSFTTEKKKIKLHGHCQQKAIASTQPTIEVLSFPLNYQVEEIPSGCCGMAGSFGYEKEHYEISMKIGELVLFPAIRNLDDETLICAPGTSCRHQIKDGVQRAAYHPVEIIYDALIK; translated from the coding sequence ATGGAACGAGATGTATTAGAAAGATTAACAGAATTAAAAAAAGATTTTCAAGGTGATATTCTCATCGATGAACTGACGAGAATAATTTATGCTACTGATGCATCTGCTTACAGAGAAAAACCAATTGCCGCTGTTTTGCCTAAGTCAGTTGATGATATAAAGGCTATCGTAAAATTTGCTGCTGAAAACAATGCTTCCATAATTCCTCGAGCTGCCGGCACTTCATTAGCTGGACAAGTTGTTGGCAATGGCATTGTAGTAGATGTTTCAAAATATATGAATAAAATTTTAGAAGTAAACAAAGAAGAACGATGGGTACGAGTTCAACCTGGCGTCAATCTTAATGAGTTGAATATTTATTTAAAAAAATACGATTTATTTTTTGCCCCAGAAACAGCTTCAAGCACAAGATGTATGCTTGGAGGTATGTTTGGCAATAATTCATGTGGTGCGCATTCAATTCTTTATGGTTCTACTCGTGACCATGTTATTGAAGCTAAAGTAATCTTAAGCGACGGCAGCGAAGTTACTTTTAAGCCGATTAAGAAAAATGAATTTGAAGAAAAGTGCAAAGGTAATTCTTTAGAAAACATTATTTACAGAAAAATAAATGAAATATTATCCGACCCAAAAAATCAAAAAGAGATTTTAGACGAGTATCCTCATCAGGAAATTAACAGGCGTAATAATGGTTATGCAATTGACCAGCTTTTGAAATGCAGTGTGTTTGGCAAAGGCGAAAGCGATTTTAACATGTGTAAGCTTTTGGCAGGCTCCGAAGGTACTTTAGCTTTTACCGTCGAATTGAAATTAAATCTGCTGCCTTTGTTCCCAAAAGTTGTAGGTGTAATTCCTATTCACATGAATTCACTTGAAGAAACTTTCGAAGCAAATTTAATAGCATTAAAATACAAGCCTGGAGCAGTAGAATTAATTGACAACAAAATTTTAGAATGTACAAAAGTAAATATAGGTCAACAAAAAAATCGTTTTTTTATTAAAGGTGACCCGGCAGCGCTTTTAGTAGTAGAGTTTGCACGCGATACAAAAGATGAAATAATGGAAATTGCTTCTCAATTGGAAAGTGAAATGCGAAAAGCTGGCTATGGCTTTCATTTTCCAGTGTTATTTGGAGATGATGTTAATAAAGTCTGGTCGTTAAGAAACGCAGGACTTGGATTATTATCTAATATTCCGGGTGATAAAAGACCCGAACCTTTTATAGAGGATACCTGCGTGCGTCCTGTAGATTTACCTAATTACATGAAAGAATTTCATGCGATATTAAAAAAAAATAATCTCGATTGTGTTTACTATGCTCACATTGGCTCAGGCGAACTGCACCTTAGACCCATGTTAAATCTAAAAGACTCATTCGATGTCAAATTGTTTTACTCAATTACTAATGAAATAGCTCATCTTGTAAAAAAATATAAAGGCTCGCTAAGCGGTGAACACGGAGATGGCAGACTGCGCGGAGAATTTATTCCAATTATTATTGGCCAGCATAATTATGAATTATGTAAAGAAATAAAAAAAGTATGGGACCCCAAAAATATTTTCAATCCGGGCAAAATTGTTGATACACCTAAAATGAACACTTCACTTCGATATGAAGTGGATAAAGGCACTCGGGAAATTCAAACGATTTATGATTTCAGTTCTACGAAAGGGATTTTAAGAGCTGCGGAAAGATGCAATGGCTCTGGTGATTGCAGAAAATCAGATTTAATTGGCGGTACTATGTGTCCAAGTTACAGAGCCACAAGAGATGAAAAAAATACTACTAGAGCTCGAGCAAATACTTTACGAGAAATTTTAACTCGATCGAAAAAAGAAAATCCATTTGACCATAAAGAAATTTATGAGGTGATGGATCTTTGTCTTTCATGCAAAGCATGTAAATCAGAATGCCCATCTAGTGTTGATATGGCAAAATTGAAAAGTGAGTTTTTACAACACTATTACGATGCAAACGGAATCCCTTTAAGAACCAAATTAATCGCTTATTTACCAAAAATAAATTCTTTCGCTTCAAACTTTTCTATAATTGTTAATCAATTCCTAAAGTTAAAGTTAATTAATAAATTAATTGGTTTTTCAACCCGCAGAAAAATCCCATTGTTATCTAAACAAACTTTTGTGAAGTGGTACAGAAAAAATAGTGGGAAATATTCAAAGAATAATTTTACTAAAGGCAAAATTTATTTGTTCGTTGATGAGTTCACAAATTATAATGAAGCAGATTTAGGAATAAAAACTTTTCTTCTACTTACAAAATTAGGATACGAAGTAATTGTCCCTAAACATCTCGAAAGCGGGAGGACATTTATTACAAAAGGTTTGTTAAGGAAAGCTAAAAATATAGCCAACGAGAATATAAAATTGTTGAAGGATTTTGTTTCCGAAGAAAATCCTTTAGTTGGTATTGAAGTTTCAGCCATATTAGCTTTTAGAGATGAGTACCTTGATTTGGTTAATTCTGATTTAAAACCATATGCGGAAAAAATAGCGAAATATTCTTTTACAATTGAAGAATTCCTTTCGTCTGAGATTAAAAAGGGGAAAATTTCTAAAGATTCATTCACGACTGAAAAAAAGAAGATAAAACTACATGGTCATTGTCAGCAGAAAGCTATTGCTTCCACTCAACCAACAATAGAAGTTTTATCATTTCCACTGAACTACCAAGTAGAAGAAATTCCTTCAGGTTGTTGTGGCATGGCTGGTTCATTTGGTTATGAAAAAGAGCATTATGAGATTTCAATGAAAATTGGTGAATTAGTACTTTTCCCAGCAATTAGAAATTTAGATGATGAAACACTTATTTGTGCACCAGGTACCAGCTGTCGACATCAAATAAAAGATGGGGTGCAGAGAGCTGCTTACCATCCTGTCGAAATTATTTATGATGCTTTAATTAAATGA
- a CDS encoding family 10 glycosylhydrolase, which produces MKKYLLLFLLANSIFAQFNSPKRELRGVWIASLGIDWPSQQGTSASVIANQKNQLIDIFNAHKSYGLNAIFFHVRPICDAVYKSSYEPWSNFLTGTQGVAPSDTSYDPLKFAIEEAHKRGMELHAWLNPYRAELSGGSQVSANHVINKHPEWIIKCNGSEYRFLNPGLPEVRKYVLRIVMDIVERYDVDGIHFDDYFYPYPEYGTFNDDATFASYPNGFTDKAAWRKNNVDLLLKMISDSIKAVKPWVKFGISPSGNPSVNSSIFINPADWLAGNYTDSTGTFHSGEPYIDYIMPQLYWANYGGYLYSWTTSSLLNGRHLYIGQAAYRYSEFPSGEAAWEINTNRNNPAINGGVYFSSRSLTVYNYNYIADTLKYRYFTHPAILPKMTWKDISHTKPNPPQNLRFEINSSTGKYELHWDKPLPTDNGDSAFFYAVYRSENSFPDINDSTNLFGLTGATFLSADEAKYSVTKGNYYAVTTIDRYSNESEISNVVLFDLPSLIPNKPVLASPSNGSHDLGWSTTLVWTGDSNSERYIVEVSKDSSFNSNIILSLAEYRNNQINFRNIVPGETYYWRVKAFGQVGESEYSDVFSFKSGVPLPPILISPAHATYNVSLTPVFTWHSTENATSYRIQVSTVVQLNSNFVIDTTVTDTTLASTITLLPNKKYYWHVNAKNNYGTSDWSTGFGFQTTVTSVENENIPTEFSLQQNYPNPFNPTTIISYHLPVSSHVTLKVFDLLGREVAVLVNEEKTPGNYEVKFDGSNFASGIYFYRINAGNYSQMKKMILLK; this is translated from the coding sequence ATGAAAAAATATCTACTCTTATTTCTGTTAGCTAACTCAATTTTTGCACAGTTTAATTCGCCTAAAAGAGAATTAAGAGGCGTTTGGATTGCCTCCTTAGGCATCGATTGGCCATCACAACAAGGTACAAGTGCGTCTGTTATTGCCAATCAAAAAAATCAATTGATCGATATATTTAATGCACATAAAAGTTATGGATTGAATGCAATATTTTTTCATGTTCGACCAATTTGTGATGCAGTTTATAAAAGCAGCTATGAACCGTGGTCCAATTTTTTAACCGGCACTCAAGGTGTAGCTCCATCGGATACAAGTTATGACCCGCTTAAATTTGCAATTGAAGAAGCTCATAAAAGAGGGATGGAACTTCATGCATGGCTAAATCCTTATAGAGCTGAACTATCAGGCGGCAGCCAGGTCTCTGCTAATCATGTAATTAACAAGCACCCCGAGTGGATAATAAAATGCAATGGCAGCGAATACCGCTTTCTTAATCCAGGTCTGCCTGAGGTAAGAAAATATGTTTTACGTATTGTTATGGATATAGTTGAAAGATATGATGTAGATGGAATCCATTTTGATGATTATTTTTATCCTTATCCCGAATACGGTACATTTAACGACGATGCTACATTTGCATCGTATCCGAATGGCTTTACTGATAAAGCAGCCTGGCGCAAGAACAATGTTGATTTGCTGCTAAAGATGATTTCTGACAGTATTAAAGCTGTAAAGCCTTGGGTAAAATTTGGTATCAGTCCATCTGGTAATCCATCAGTTAACAGTTCAATTTTTATTAATCCAGCAGATTGGTTAGCAGGTAATTATACTGATTCCACTGGTACCTTTCATTCCGGAGAACCTTATATTGATTATATAATGCCCCAGCTTTATTGGGCTAATTATGGTGGGTATTTATATAGCTGGACGACTTCTTCCTTGTTAAACGGAAGACATTTATATATTGGACAAGCTGCATATCGTTATTCGGAGTTTCCTTCAGGTGAAGCTGCTTGGGAAATTAATACAAATAGAAATAACCCGGCAATTAACGGCGGTGTTTATTTTAGCTCGAGAAGCTTAACTGTTTATAACTATAATTATATTGCTGACACACTTAAATATCGATACTTTACACATCCAGCTATTCTGCCTAAGATGACCTGGAAGGATATTAGCCATACTAAACCAAATCCACCGCAAAATCTTAGATTTGAAATCAATTCATCCACAGGCAAATATGAACTTCATTGGGATAAACCACTTCCAACAGATAATGGAGATTCAGCTTTTTTCTATGCAGTTTATCGCTCGGAAAACAGTTTCCCAGATATTAACGATTCTACAAATCTTTTTGGATTGACCGGGGCAACATTTCTCTCTGCCGATGAAGCAAAGTATTCAGTTACAAAAGGAAATTATTATGCTGTAACTACAATTGATAGATATTCAAATGAATCTGAAATCAGTAATGTAGTTTTATTTGATTTGCCGTCTTTAATACCTAACAAGCCTGTACTTGCTTCTCCATCTAATGGCAGTCACGATTTGGGTTGGTCAACTACTTTGGTCTGGACAGGCGATTCTAATTCGGAACGGTATATTGTGGAGGTTTCTAAAGATTCTTCTTTTAATTCCAATATTATTTTATCGTTAGCCGAGTATAGAAATAATCAAATAAATTTTAGAAATATTGTACCGGGTGAAACATACTATTGGCGAGTTAAAGCATTTGGTCAAGTTGGAGAAAGTGAATATTCGGATGTGTTTAGTTTCAAGTCTGGTGTGCCTTTGCCTCCAATTCTAATTTCTCCAGCCCATGCAACTTACAATGTTTCGTTAACACCAGTGTTTACATGGCACTCTACCGAGAATGCAACTTCATATAGAATTCAGGTATCAACTGTAGTTCAATTGAATAGTAATTTTGTTATTGATACTACAGTAACAGATACAACTTTAGCATCCACAATAACCCTTTTGCCAAATAAGAAATATTATTGGCATGTGAATGCGAAGAATAATTACGGTACAAGTGATTGGTCTACTGGTTTTGGTTTTCAAACTACTGTGACATCAGTTGAGAATGAAAATATTCCAACTGAGTTCTCTTTGCAGCAAAATTATCCTAATCCGTTTAACCCAACAACTATAATTAGTTACCATCTGCCTGTTAGCAGTCATGTTACATTGAAAGTTTTTGATTTGCTGGGAAGGGAGGTTGCGGTCTTGGTTAATGAGGAAAAAACACCCGGTAATTATGAAGTAAAGTTTGATGGTAGTAATTTTGCAAGCGGAATATATTTTTATAGAATTAATGCTGGTAATTATTCTCAAATGAAAAAGATGATACTTTTAAAATAA
- the lysA gene encoding diaminopimelate decarboxylase has translation MLNSTSNLNREKLLYYASKYGTPLYVYDGDLIVRKYKELYEYIKWPKLKILYAVKANYNVGILKLLKSVNASLDTVSPAEVHLALKLGFSKESILYTANNITDSEMEEVKKLGVLFNIGSISRLKKYAKAYPNTEVCLRFNPDVVAGAHKNVMTGGDITKFGILLSEVEEAKRIVKQYNLIVVGLHEHTGSGIAETEKVYLSMKNLLAIATKENFPDLKFIDFGGGFEVPYKPMTPKIDYASFGEKISEIFFEFCRDYGKELYMYFEPGKYIVSEAGTLLIEVNTLKQNRERLIAGTNSGFNHLIRPMLYGSYHHIENLSNPHGELKIYDVAGNLCETGDYFAEQRELPEIREGDILAVKNGGAYCYSMGSLYNLRALPAEVLVVNGKDILTTKRLSNSELADSLINSHLG, from the coding sequence ATGCTAAACAGCACTTCTAATCTCAATAGAGAAAAACTTCTTTACTATGCCTCTAAATATGGAACGCCGCTTTATGTTTATGATGGTGATCTAATTGTTCGTAAGTATAAAGAGCTGTATGAATACATTAAGTGGCCTAAGCTGAAAATTCTTTATGCAGTAAAAGCAAACTACAATGTAGGTATCTTAAAATTGTTGAAAAGTGTTAATGCATCTTTGGATACTGTGAGTCCAGCAGAAGTTCATCTTGCATTGAAGTTGGGATTTTCTAAAGAATCTATTTTATATACTGCCAACAATATAACAGATAGTGAGATGGAAGAAGTTAAAAAGCTTGGTGTGCTTTTTAATATTGGTTCAATTTCACGACTCAAAAAATATGCAAAGGCATACCCTAATACTGAGGTTTGCCTAAGATTTAATCCGGATGTAGTTGCAGGTGCACATAAAAATGTTATGACAGGCGGCGATATAACTAAATTTGGTATTTTGTTATCAGAAGTTGAAGAAGCAAAAAGAATTGTTAAACAATATAATTTAATTGTAGTTGGACTCCATGAGCATACAGGTTCAGGCATTGCAGAGACCGAGAAAGTATATTTAAGTATGAAAAACTTACTTGCTATAGCTACAAAAGAAAATTTCCCTGACTTAAAATTTATTGACTTTGGCGGCGGCTTTGAAGTGCCTTATAAACCTATGACTCCTAAAATAGATTATGCAAGTTTTGGCGAAAAAATCAGTGAAATATTCTTTGAATTTTGCAGAGATTATGGAAAGGAATTATACATGTATTTCGAACCTGGTAAATATATTGTTTCGGAAGCTGGTACTTTATTGATTGAGGTTAATACTTTAAAACAAAATAGAGAAAGATTAATTGCCGGCACTAACTCAGGATTTAACCACTTAATTCGGCCAATGTTGTACGGTTCGTATCACCACATTGAAAATTTAAGTAACCCTCATGGCGAGTTAAAAATATATGATGTTGCCGGGAACCTTTGCGAAACCGGAGATTACTTTGCTGAACAAAGAGAACTTCCTGAAATACGCGAAGGTGATATTTTAGCTGTTAAAAATGGCGGTGCATACTGCTATTCTATGGGCAGTTTATATAATCTCCGTGCTTTGCCTGCAGAGGTGCTTGTGGTAAATGGAAAAGATATTTTAACAACGAAAAGATTATCGAACAGTGAACTGGCAGATTCATTGATTAATTCACATTTAGGATGA
- a CDS encoding glycosyltransferase family 2 protein, producing MITAFLPYSGSDFSKSIIETLINTNKVSKIYLLVTDETVAPVKGCELLKINNLTSTESVKRIIEKTKTNYVLLFTLDNKYEFGQFAIERFLNVIDSTGAGLVYSDYRTIKEGLLEPHPVIDYQLGSVRDDFDFGPVMIFNSEFLKSYSEAINSDKSKIDYRFAGLYDLRLHISRETEILRIPEFLYTTIETDTRKSGAKQFDYVNPKNREVQIEMEKAFTDHLKKIDAYLKPSFKEIEFNRENFEYEASVIIPVKNRVKTISDAIESVLSQKTTFKFNLIVVDNYSADGTTEKIKSYTEKDSRLIYIIPDRKDLGIGGCWNVAVHNEKCGKFAVQLDSDDIYANENTLQKIIDTFYKEKCAMVIGSYKMTNFKLEEIPPGIVDHKEWTEDNGRNNALRVNGLGAPRAFYTPLLREYKIPNVSYGEDYALGLMISRDYKIGRIYEPIYLCRRWEGNTDAELDIDKLNKYNHYKDRLRTIEILARQRKNKS from the coding sequence ATGATAACTGCTTTTCTACCTTATAGTGGTTCAGACTTCAGTAAATCGATAATTGAAACACTAATTAACACCAACAAAGTATCTAAGATATATTTGTTGGTAACAGATGAAACTGTTGCTCCTGTAAAAGGCTGTGAATTATTAAAAATTAATAACTTGACCAGCACTGAATCTGTAAAACGAATTATTGAAAAAACGAAAACAAATTATGTGCTTCTTTTTACTTTGGACAATAAATATGAATTCGGTCAGTTTGCAATTGAAAGATTTTTAAATGTTATTGATTCTACTGGTGCAGGATTAGTTTATTCTGACTATAGAACAATTAAAGAAGGTTTATTAGAGCCTCATCCAGTAATTGATTACCAACTTGGCAGCGTTAGAGATGATTTTGATTTTGGACCAGTGATGATATTTAATTCAGAGTTTTTGAAATCTTACAGTGAAGCAATTAATTCAGATAAAAGTAAAATAGACTATCGATTTGCCGGGCTTTATGATTTGAGATTACATATTTCTCGTGAAACAGAAATTTTGAGAATACCCGAATTTTTATACACAACAATTGAAACGGATACTCGCAAAAGTGGGGCAAAACAGTTTGATTATGTTAATCCAAAAAACCGGGAAGTACAGATAGAAATGGAAAAAGCTTTCACAGATCATTTGAAGAAAATCGATGCTTACTTAAAACCATCATTTAAAGAAATTGAATTTAATAGGGAGAATTTTGAATATGAGGCTTCTGTTATAATCCCTGTTAAAAATAGAGTTAAAACTATTAGCGATGCGATTGAGTCAGTGCTAAGTCAAAAAACTACTTTTAAATTCAACTTGATAGTTGTTGATAATTATTCAGCTGATGGAACCACAGAAAAAATTAAATCTTATACTGAAAAAGATTCGAGATTAATTTATATAATTCCAGATAGAAAAGATTTAGGAATTGGTGGCTGTTGGAACGTAGCGGTTCATAACGAGAAATGTGGTAAATTTGCAGTTCAGCTTGACAGTGATGATATTTATGCAAATGAAAATACCTTGCAAAAAATTATAGATACTTTTTACAAAGAAAAATGCGCTATGGTTATCGGCTCATATAAAATGACTAATTTTAAATTAGAGGAAATTCCACCTGGAATTGTAGATCATAAAGAATGGACTGAAGATAATGGCAGAAATAATGCTTTGAGGGTAAATGGACTTGGAGCACCAAGAGCTTTCTATACACCTTTATTGCGTGAATATAAAATTCCAAATGTAAGTTATGGCGAAGATTATGCTCTTGGTCTTATGATATCCCGTGATTATAAGATTGGCAGAATTTATGAACCCATTTACCTCTGCAGAAGATGGGAAGGAAATACTGATGCGGAGTTAGATATCGATAAGCTAAATAAATATAATCATTATAAGGATAGATTAAGAACAATTGAAATACTTGCTCGTCAAAGAAAAAATAAAAGTTAA
- a CDS encoding aminotransferase class I/II-fold pyridoxal phosphate-dependent enzyme has protein sequence MNKKFYQDKSNIFLMESAPGAQTIINGKLYNYFGGTSYYELHNNKEVINAAIKALNKYGINSSSSRNSYGTTPLLLEVEKQAAEFFNCEDSVYLASGFLSDIAAVQALVNMNLFDSVFIDEISHYSNNYAAKISGKKINKFSHLNPNDLEEKIKKTLKKGGRPLVITDGIFPITGKIAPIKLYLNIVKKYDGIMWIDDAHALGVIGENGRGTAEHYKLKSKRLYFGGTMSKALGGFGGIIPGSKKFILEIKQSYTQFGSTPPPSSAAAASLMGLKILKENPQMKIKLWENARKLKNGLKNLGVEVDDSVVPIAAFNLDSYESMRRVHQRLMEKRIMIQLINYIGAGKSGSLRIVVFSTHTEEQIEHLLYELGKIL, from the coding sequence ATGAACAAAAAATTTTATCAAGACAAGAGTAATATTTTTTTGATGGAAAGCGCTCCGGGTGCACAAACCATAATTAACGGAAAGCTTTACAATTACTTTGGCGGCACAAGTTATTATGAGCTTCATAATAATAAAGAAGTAATTAATGCGGCAATTAAGGCTTTGAATAAATATGGAATAAACAGCTCTTCATCACGCAACAGTTATGGCACAACACCACTTTTACTTGAGGTAGAAAAGCAAGCAGCAGAGTTCTTTAATTGCGAAGATTCTGTTTATTTAGCTTCAGGCTTTTTAAGCGACATTGCAGCTGTTCAGGCTTTGGTTAATATGAACTTGTTTGATTCTGTTTTTATCGATGAGATTTCACATTACAGCAATAACTATGCTGCAAAAATAAGCGGCAAAAAAATCAACAAGTTCTCGCACTTAAATCCTAATGACCTTGAAGAAAAAATAAAGAAAACATTGAAAAAAGGAGGACGTCCTTTAGTTATTACTGACGGCATCTTTCCAATTACAGGCAAAATCGCACCCATTAAATTATACTTGAATATTGTAAAAAAATATGATGGGATTATGTGGATTGATGATGCCCACGCTTTGGGAGTTATAGGTGAAAATGGCAGAGGGACTGCAGAACATTACAAATTAAAATCCAAGAGATTATATTTTGGCGGTACAATGTCTAAAGCATTAGGTGGGTTTGGCGGAATTATACCCGGTTCTAAAAAATTTATTTTAGAGATTAAGCAAAGTTATACTCAATTTGGCTCTACACCCCCGCCATCTTCTGCTGCCGCTGCAAGTCTGATGGGATTAAAAATCCTAAAAGAAAATCCGCAAATGAAAATTAAATTATGGGAAAATGCTCGAAAACTAAAAAACGGCCTCAAGAATCTTGGCGTTGAAGTAGATGATTCAGTGGTTCCAATTGCTGCTTTTAATTTAGATAGTTACGAATCAATGAGACGAGTGCATCAAAGACTAATGGAAAAACGAATAATGATTCAGCTTATCAATTATATCGGTGCAGGTAAATCCGGCTCGCTTCGGATTGTTGTCTTTTCAACTCACACTGAAGAACAAATAGAACATTTACTCTATGAACTAGGAAAAATTTTATGA
- a CDS encoding T9SS type A sorting domain-containing protein: protein MKLKITITMLAALVIFAVPLKAQWNNLGAWPSDAFKGSTHGIAVDPDGKVWVSNYYADTTIVTINGTDTVKSSYRTIKVFNPDGTQASFSPIIFLKKNGVVKDTLKYSTRGMRADNNGNILYVDGFWQMYRINYKTGEEMNKIPENPGDPDLGFAPTSPAVDQNGNIYVAPVLPGNPIKVYDTDFNFIGTAVDATPGYSRTVEVSKDGNTIYFAGYSNGAITVYQRPDEFSPYDSVGTILNGFHCEALAWNPATGYLWASAGSGNDPAEMGYTNNTWYAYDVATGEIKDSLKWIFTTPGSSNERPRGIAFSPDGNIAYISCFGTNDIPLIQKVVHTGNSVRELAELPSGYTLSQNYPNPFNPTTNIKFSIPETGFVTLKVYNTLGQEVATLVNEEKRAGTYEVNFDASNLASGVYMYTLSTNKITLSKKMLLIK from the coding sequence ATGAAACTAAAAATAACCATCACTATGCTTGCAGCTCTAGTAATTTTCGCAGTTCCTCTTAAAGCTCAATGGAATAATCTTGGCGCATGGCCAAGCGATGCTTTTAAGGGCTCAACACACGGTATTGCAGTAGACCCCGATGGAAAAGTTTGGGTCTCAAATTATTATGCTGACACTACTATTGTAACTATTAATGGTACAGATACAGTAAAAAGTTCTTATAGAACCATTAAGGTTTTTAATCCAGATGGTACCCAAGCCTCATTTTCTCCAATTATTTTTTTGAAAAAGAATGGTGTTGTAAAAGATACACTGAAATATTCAACTAGAGGGATGAGAGCCGACAATAATGGTAATATTCTATATGTTGATGGTTTTTGGCAGATGTACAGGATTAATTATAAAACGGGCGAAGAAATGAATAAAATTCCTGAAAATCCTGGAGACCCCGACTTAGGATTTGCACCCACATCTCCTGCTGTAGATCAAAATGGGAATATCTATGTAGCTCCTGTTCTGCCTGGCAATCCAATAAAAGTTTACGATACCGATTTTAATTTTATAGGCACCGCAGTAGATGCTACACCAGGCTATTCTAGAACTGTTGAGGTTTCTAAAGATGGTAATACAATTTATTTTGCTGGTTATAGTAATGGAGCAATTACCGTTTATCAAAGACCTGATGAGTTTTCTCCATATGATTCTGTTGGTACAATACTCAACGGATTTCATTGTGAGGCTTTAGCCTGGAACCCAGCAACAGGTTATTTGTGGGCAAGTGCTGGCTCTGGTAATGATCCAGCAGAAATGGGTTACACGAATAATACCTGGTATGCTTATGATGTTGCTACAGGAGAAATTAAGGATAGTCTAAAATGGATATTTACCACCCCAGGCAGTTCTAATGAGAGACCAAGAGGAATTGCATTCAGTCCCGATGGAAATATTGCATATATAAGTTGTTTTGGTACAAATGATATTCCTTTAATTCAAAAAGTTGTGCATACAGGTAATTCAGTAAGAGAGCTTGCAGAACTTCCAAGCGGTTATACTTTATCTCAAAATTATCCTAATCCATTTAACCCTACCACAAATATTAAATTCTCTATTCCGGAAACTGGTTTTGTTACGTTAAAAGTTTATAATACATTGGGTCAGGAAGTAGCAACACTTGTTAATGAAGAGAAACGTGCCGGGACTTACGAAGTTAATTTTGATGCTTCTAATTTGGCAAGCGGGGTTTATATGTATACTCTTAGCACAAATAAAATAACTCTTTCGAAAAAAATGTTACTAATTAAGTAA
- a CDS encoding peptidoglycan recognition family protein has protein sequence MTVHHGGVEFYDEDKVIDNIRNLQSWSRTEKKWIDIPYHFMIDLEGKIYEGRPINYPGDTNTEYDPTNHILIEVTGNYEIQEPNTEQLNSLINLITFLVVKFKISLNNVKTHRDYSKMTVCPGKNLYKFFENGYVISSVEKNMGKNINR, from the coding sequence ATAACTGTTCATCATGGCGGCGTAGAATTTTATGATGAGGATAAAGTGATAGATAATATTAGGAATTTACAATCATGGAGCAGAACTGAAAAAAAGTGGATTGACATTCCATATCATTTTATGATTGATCTTGAAGGAAAAATTTATGAAGGCAGACCAATTAACTATCCAGGTGATACAAATACCGAATATGATCCGACAAATCATATTTTAATTGAAGTAACGGGGAACTATGAAATACAAGAACCAAATACGGAGCAATTAAATTCGTTGATTAATTTAATTACTTTCCTAGTAGTAAAATTTAAAATATCGTTAAACAATGTTAAAACTCACAGAGATTATTCAAAAATGACAGTTTGTCCAGGTAAAAATCTCTATAAGTTTTTTGAAAACGGTTATGTAATTTCGTCGGTTGAAAAAAATATGGGAAAAAATATTAATAGATAA